ctaGATATTTTAGATTATCACGactaatagtaataataggtAACACTCTGAATTGCTGTATCTTGCTATCAactcatttcatttcaaaactatttttcaGATCTCAGATGACTTGACCAACATTATGTGCTTACCTTTCTTCAGATTGATGAGGCTTTGTATCCTTAATTGGAGATTGGGGTCTGGTTACAATCGGTTGTTTTGCAACAATGTCTTGATCAGTAACAGATGAAGTTGTGCCAAGCATTGCTTTAGCAGCATTTGCAGCTGTCCGAGCGGctaatttactttttctatCCTCTTCGTCCTTCAACCTTTAAACAATGTTGTATCAACGttttaatgattattatatttattgttaagaTACATAATCAACTAAGCAATTCAACATGTTAATCAATTTATAAGAGCAGGTTCATAACTATAGCTATCGAAGTAACTAGCCCATAATTTAGTTCATATCTCAAATTATGGTGGAAGTAAATAATATAGGAAGTTAAGACAATACGATAGTCACCATTTGGAATATTCAAAGACGTGAAAAActattggtaaaattttttgaaggcaaaaatcaaaatataaaaagacaaaatttaaaaaggtaaagtttaaaaaaccaTAATATAAAATCGTCCAAATTATTACACGAATATTTCAGAATTCTGATGATTCTATGTTTTTGTTTCCCATACTTTACCTTCGTACATTTTGACTTCTCTATATTTCTACTTTCTtccttttgaaaattctacaaaTTAAATAATGCAGCAAGCTTACAGAATCAATGCACTTTCAGCGTAGTATCTAATTGTTGCATACTTATATTATaagtaagtgaaaaaaataagataccGCTgctcctcttctcttttcagtcgttccatttcaattttctcccgTTTTTTTGCATCCTCCAGGTATTTAATCTGCTCAATTTTATACTGAGCAAGTAATTGGTTTTTCAGCGCCTCAGCTTTTGGGAGAATTTCACGCAACTTTTGTTGATTTGTCGCACGATCTTTTACAGGCACTGTGTTATATTGTGgatgttttcttattttttccaaaaaaattctgaaaaaaaaaaaaaatctagaagTTAATTGTCATTTCCAGCTACAATCTCAAGAATGAATTGTTGTCTTGATTATAAAAACTCAGCTTCAAAATTCTCGTTCGTAGACAAATATTGTTGATAGAATTTGAGTTACATCtcatctttgaaaattcaaataagtttttaaatcaatttcatgTCAATTTTGGACTTCTAAGTatcgcacacacacacacgttcTCGCACCATGAATCATTCTCATTACTTGTGAGACaaatagtataaaattgaTGAGACAGATTTAAATTACCCTGCTTGCGCATTTTACTGATTCTTACGTCAAAGATTATCTTAGTAATGAGCGTTGTCAACTTTTATCTAAAACACTAAGCATTATGAACGTGCCAGATAGAAGTTTGGTAACTTACGTCAtaaatttcatgaataaaatataagcaTTTTCCAGACTGCCCTCTTCCATGTATACGTTAGCCATTCTGATCATTTCAATTCCAGAACGGTAATATCTGAAACATTAAATTAGAATGgctttataataataattaaataaatagaaaaatgtagttcagttttatctctagaattctataaaagtattGGGGCTTcaaggtatttaaaaaaaattttgatttttagacTTTATTACAATGTTTGACTGCTAATTCTAGCTGCTAGTTTCAGCCTCatatttcattatacatattctaCAATTGTTTGTAATTATCCTATGCTGAATTCTGGTTCATTGACTAAATATTCATTTAGATCATTCACGAATAGCCAAATAAGAAGCAAGAAGTTAATATTTGTGACATTAATGTAATGAAGCAAAATTTGAGTTTGTTGTATGCTGTTTTAcgatttactgaatttcaaacaattctaaagtttgaaaatgatgagttcttgaaaaatatgtcGTTACAATAGACGACGAAATCAGTTTAATCATTTATAGTGACATTCCATTTACAATTATGAGAAACTAATTCAAACTGAGTGGTTGTCATACCTTCGCGGTGGAATATTAGGGTCTATATCAACAGCAGTCCCATAATCTGCCAGTGTTTTAAGGCGGTCCTCTGGAGCACTTAATCCCATATTTTTGACAGAGGTATATTTAATAGGTTTGTAGTCAATCTTATCCTTCACCTTATCTCTATCTTTATCCATATTTGACTTGTAGGTTATGATTTTGTTAATAACACGGTTTACAAATATTCTTCTATCAGAGTACGCGTAACGTTCTTTAGAGTGCAATCATTGTGACTGATGTAAATGGAATACGGCTTACATCTACggttaatttttaaacaaatcaatGTTTGTTTGAAAAGTCACAAGTCTATCAGTCGCAGGCACTCATTAGAGGCTAGCAGCACTTTAAGCAAGGTTGCCAACTCTAGATCAGCAATAGTCACGAGACCAAACTCACCAGACAGGGATTAAAAAAGACACCCTTACAAATCAAAAGTAACCAGATTCGATCACGATGCTTAGACGGTATATCACAAGGTAGTTACTTTCCATTCTCGCATTTCCCACGATCCAGGCATTCTGATTAGTCTGTAAAGTTTagtcaaccaatcagaatgcttggatgATGAGAAATGTCAAAAGTTACATGATAGATAGTGTAATCCAGAGTTGTTTTCACTCACGGACTTATGGACAGAACCCAAAGTATTATTATAGACGCGGGGTCCCAGTAAACACCAGTGTCTTTATGGAAATATACGACAAATTCGTCGTCGAAAATTCGtcgtttattaatttcagatttcatcAAAAGTAGCGCTATCATCATAAAGTTCCGAAGTGAAGTTGGAAAGATTGACTATACCGTGTGTCCGTGAGGAAAATGTGCACCTTATGCGActgcgtcaagtcgttcgaattttattggccgacaatTATcacctgattgagcagccctGGCTAATCGCGCATGCGCGTACAGCGTTCTTCTAGTAagaatgaaatagaaaatgattgggggggggggggggggttcttACATTGCATGTACCAACTGTATGATTAACATTTCTATTCTAGATGTATGATCATATACTGTAATAAaacattgaatattattatacttgaaaCCATACgtagataatattattttacaagaaatttataggtatatctCGCACGAACATTCTTTTTGGCTCATTTGACTTTGGTTATTAAatacttataaataatttgaaaatacttaaCAAATGCATACTGTAACtaaacaaatattatattttcgtaatacataaaaatgttattttacaAGAAATTTATAAGCATATATGGCACGAATATTCTTTTTAGCTCATTTGACTGTGGTCATTAAATACTTatagataatttgaaaatacttaaCAAAATTATTGTCCTTTAAAAATCGTGAACTTATTGTTCTGCATATGTATTCTTTGGCTTTGATCTTGTAAAAGTTGACCTTAATGTTTTAAACGAATATCTatgtatttttgtataatgAGTAGAATTAATTGATGATGATGGTCTATAAATAATTCTTGTTCACTAAAATGCTCATCGTCATCTGAAATTGAACTTGGTAATATCTTCAATGTTTCTGTAATCAATTGAGCATTCACATTTTGagtaatcaaatatttttctctacgGATGATTCTTTCCGTGCATTTGCAAATAAAGTTTACATCATAAGATGCGTAATTTAATCCTCCATAATTTTTTGCTTCAGTCAACTGAGACTTATTTGTACTGTTAGTTGTATCTAATAATAGATCACAGCATTTATCACAGTGAGCTTCTCTTGTCAAAATACATGCAATTGCACCTGTAGTGAACTGAACAACATATTCTGAGTATTCAGAAAAGCACTAGCTTTCATTTTCAGTTTATAACTGTGTTCAAAcatatgataattattattttttagaaaatcacCAGCATTGATGGATtgcgttttactttttttaacgtctttttttttaattgagtTTAC
This portion of the Diprion similis isolate iyDipSimi1 chromosome 7, iyDipSimi1.1, whole genome shotgun sequence genome encodes:
- the LOC124408167 gene encoding STAM-binding protein-like A, producing MDKDRDKVKDKIDYKPIKYTSVKNMGLSAPEDRLKTLADYGTAVDIDPNIPPRRYYRSGIEMIRMANVYMEEGSLENAYILFMKFMTIFLEKIRKHPQYNTVPVKDRATNQQKLREILPKAEALKNQLLAQYKIEQIKYLEDAKKREKIEMERLKREEEQRLKDEEDRKSKLAARTAANAAKAMLGTTSSVTDQDIVAKQPIVTRPQSPIKDTKPHQSEERAIPEVDRSTKPRLLDKHDLRDVILPNKAMTEFLLLASRNTMQNKETCGILAGRLERNKLLVTHVLIPQQTGSPDSCTTYKEEDIFDYQDQHNLITLGWIHTHPTQTAFLSSVDLHTHCAYQLMMPEAIAVVCAPKYQDTGFYTLTPDYGLDFIANCRTSGFHPHPTQPALYTVAEHCKLDSTAVINMVDLRK